From Toxorhynchites rutilus septentrionalis strain SRP chromosome 2, ASM2978413v1, whole genome shotgun sequence, a single genomic window includes:
- the LOC129766292 gene encoding uncharacterized protein LOC129766292 produces MEKLQIADVENEYTKFPELKREDVQKIREWMEKQPHLPKISDLEIVLFLHSNYSRIEPTKQTIDANYTCRTHVPEFFAKWDYLSSEFKTIMDLVTIVPLAIPTEDSCKVVYGRLINTDVTEFTFEYTLKFLLSSADLIQREHGAVYGYRFIIDMEGVTMGHVTKLTISIVKKFLHYLQEAMPVRLKGIHLINVVPFIDKIMMLVKPFMKKELVDILHLHSAINSIYPFVQKQCLTGELGGNAGSLFDIRDEINQHLLDNRDFFLEEEKKRVVEERRPGKPKDSGSIFGMEGNFKKLDIDYLELILFLVSNYFKMEAAKQTIDCYYTCRTHVPMYFANRDMLSPGTKKAMDTIYGLALQKQTHEGYVVFYGALKDFNPSNFDLAELLKLMIYIFDLHFMEHGSAKGYRIVIDMDGVLFGHVARLGVLPIKHFLYYLQEAMPIRLKGLHFTNIVTFMDTILALLKPFMKKELLDVLFLHTSNEQMYPYVDKECLPKDRGGYCESREVQTKKCYERLLEVKDYFLEEEKTRRVDEGKRPGKPKTAGELFGVEGNFRKLDID; encoded by the exons ATGGAAAAGCTCCAAATCGCAGATGTGGAAAATGAGTACACAAAATTTCCTGAGCTGAAACGAGAGGATGTTCAAAAAATTCGCGAATGGATGGAAAAACAACCCCACTTGCCGAAGATAAGTG atttggaAATAGTTCTATTCCTGCATTCAAATTATTCTCGCATTGAGCCAACGAAGCAAACCATAGATGCGAATTATACATGCCGTACCCACGTGCCAGAGTTTTTCGCAAAATGGGATTATTTATCGAGTGAATTCAAAACAATAATGGATTTAGT GACAATAGTGCCACTAGCCATTCCAACGGAGGACTCTTGTAAGGTAGTTTACGGGCGCTTGATCAATACTGATGTTACCGAATTTACATTTGAGTACACATTGAAgtt TCTGCTATCGTCAGCTGATCTGATTCAGAGGGAACATGGCGCTGTTTATGGGTACAGATTTATAATTGATATGGAAGGCGTTACGATGGGTCACGTGACCAAATTGACGATCAGCATTGTTAAGAAATTCTTACACTATCTCCAAGAGGCAATGCCAGTGCGTTTGAAGGGAATACATCTGATAAATGTTGTGCCCTTCATTGATAAAATAATGATGCTGGTCAAACCATTCATGAAGAAAGAACTCGTCGACATCTTACACCTTCACAGTGCCATCAATAGTATATATCCGTTCGTGCAGAAACAATGTCTCACCGGAGAATTGGGTGGAAACGCAGGATCGCTTTTTGATATAAGAG ATGAAATCAATCAGCATCTTCTAGATAATCGAGACTTTTTCCTCGAAGAGGAGAAAAAAAGGGTTGTTGAGGAGAGGAGACCTGGAAAACCAAAAGATTCTGGATCTATTTTCGGAATGGAAGGAAATTTCAAGAAACTCGACATTGatt ACCTAGAGCTCATACTTTTCCTCGTAtcgaattattttaaaatggagGCGGCTAAGCAAACGATCGATTGTTATTATACGTGCAGAACCCATGTTCCGATGTATTTTGCCAATCGGGACATGTTGAGCCCAGGAACCAAGAAAGCTATGGATACTAT ATATGGCTTAGCGTTGCAAAAGCAGACACACGAGGGATACGTTGTGTTCTATGGAGCTCTGAAGGATTTTAACCCAAGCAATTTTGATCTGGCAGAACTTTTGAAACT GATGATATATATTTTCGATCTGCACTTCATGGAGCATGGGTCTGCCAAGGGATATCGAATTGTGATCGACATGGATGGAGTGTTGTTCGGGCATGTGGCAAGACTAGGCGTTTTGCCGATTAAGCACTTTTTGTACTATCTACAGGAAGCAATGCCGATTCGTTTGAAGGGTTTGCATTTCACAAACATTGTGACGTTCATGGACACAATTTTGGCCCTGTTGAAGCCATTCATGAAGAAGGAACTTCTCGATGTCCTATTCCTGCACACTTCCAACGAACAAATGTATCCATATGTTGACAAGGAATGCCTTCCAAAAGATCGTGGAGGCTATTGCGAGAGCCGCGAAGTTCAAACCA AGAAATGCTATGAACGTCTATTGGAGGTTAAGGATTACTTCTTGGAGGAAGAAAAAACTAGACGTGTTGACGAAGGTAAACGACCTGGAAAACCGAAAACAGCTGGGGAATTATTTGGAGTAGAAGGCAATTTCCGGAAATTGGATATCGACTAG